Proteins found in one Balearica regulorum gibbericeps isolate bBalReg1 chromosome 17, bBalReg1.pri, whole genome shotgun sequence genomic segment:
- the PES1 gene encoding pescadillo homolog isoform X2, with product MCFLFSTFPRSGKCHVQTVQLCRRLAVEFLNYVIASRSLRKVFLSIKGIYYQAEVLGQPVTWITPYAFAHDHPTDVDYRVMATFTEFYTTLLGFVNFRLYQSLNLLYPPKIDGQADAELKPAEGKEYAMDSESYLEKLSALSASLARAMAPTHEDEVEMDEFPVEGETAEQLDTRKKEQEALEKHKKLFEGLRFFLNREVPREPLAFIIRCFGGQVSWDKSLCIGATYDVNDPSITHQIVDRPRVERQVVGRCYLQPQWVFDSVNAKLCLPVADYFPGVLLPPHLSPFVTEQEGDYVPPEKLKLLAMQRGENPDEESEEDEEEEEEEEDDNDKEEEEEDESEKEEEMKLKKLEEQKTQSSKALPVKVTAGKVRLEDKQRLEQEQQSEEKRLAIMMMKKREKYLYKKIMFGKKRKVREANKLAAKRKAHDTAVKEEKKKSKKARRA from the exons ATGTGCTTCCTCTTCTCTACCTTCCCGCGGTCGGGGAAGTGCCACGTCCAGACCGTCCAGCTCTGCCGGCGCCTGGCCGTGGAGTTCCTCAACTACGTGATCGCGTCCCGCTCTCTGCGCAAG GTCTTCCTCTCCATCAAGGGCATCTACTACCAGGCCGAGGTGCTGGGGCAGCCCGTCACCTGGATCACCCCTTACGCCTTCGCCCACGAC CACCCCACAGATGTGGATTACCGCGTGATGGCCACCTTCACCGAGTTTTACACCACCCTCCTGGGCTTCGTCAACTTTCGCCTCTACCAGTCCCTCAACCTGCTCTACCCCCCCAAG ATTGACGGCCAGGCTGATGCTGAGCTGAAGCCCGCGGAGGGCAAGGAGTACGCCATGGACTCGGAGAGCTACCTGGAG AAACTGTCGGCTCTGAGCGCCAGCCTGGCCCGTGCGATGGCACCGACCCACGAGGACGAGGTGGAGATGGACGAGTTCCCGGTGGAGGGG GAGACGGCGGAGCAGCTGGACACaaggaagaaggagcaggaggccctggagaagcacaaaaagctgtttgaagGGCTGCGCTTCTTCCTCAACAGAGAGGTGCCTCGGGAGCCGCTGGCCTTCATCATCCG GTGCTTTGGTGGCCAGGTCTCCTGGGACAAGTCCCTGTGCATCGGTGCCACCTACGACGTCAACGACCCCTCCATCACCCACCAGATCGTTGACCGGCCCCGGGTGGAGCGGCAGGTTGTTGGCAG GTGTTACCTGCAGCCTCAGTGGGTTTTCGACTCCGTCAACGCCAAGCTGTGCCTCCCCGTAGCCGACTATTTCCCTGGTGTGCTGCTGCCCCCGCACCTCTCGCCCTTTGTGACGGAGCAGGAAGGAGACTACGTCCCTCCCGAGAAGCTGAAGCTGCTGGCCATGCAGCGGGGCGAGAACCCAG ATGAGGAGAgtgaggaggatgaggaagaagaggaggaagaggaggatgacaATGacaaagaagaggaggaggaagatgagtctgaaaaggaagaggagatgaaATTAAAGAAGTTGGAAGAGCAGAAGACTCAGAGCAGCAAG GCGCTTCCTGTGAAGGTGACCGCTGGCAAGGTGCGGCTGGAGGACAAGCAGCgcctggagcaggagcagcaaagcGAGGAGAAGCGCCTGGCCATCATGATgatgaagaaaagggagaaatacCTCTACAAGAAGATCATGTTTGGCAAGAAGCGCAAAGTCCGAGAG GCGAACAAACTGGCTGCGAAGAGGAAAGCCCACGACACCGCCgtcaaagaggagaaaaagaaaagcaagaaggcGCGACGAGCGTGA
- the SLC35E4 gene encoding solute carrier family 35 member E4, which yields MCPRSRRGDEAAMTAGEGTLRPWKPDPGQAQGGRPPPGPSLPLTLTVLAWLGTGTTMAGLNKWIFATHGFRYPLLLSSLHMLSGVAVGYPLGWARGPTPPAPRPRARIYLLSLTFCTSVALGNLGLSYVQLDVAQAVATTTPLVTLLLSGLLGGRRHHPLQYVAMGPVCAGAACSIAGGLRFYQPGCGFLLAATVLRALKSVQQSVLLQQDRLDALSLLCLTSLPSFCLLFGAAVALEVGPSWQGVLRYDGTLWACVLLSCLGSVLYNLATSRVLSLTSALTVHVLGNVTVVGNLLLSRLLFGSHLSGLSYLGIGLTLAGMFMYHQPDLIAARWAARPGRGPPGRE from the exons ATGTGCCCGCGGTCCCGGCGGGGCGATGAAGCGGCGATGACGGCCGGCGAGGGGACCCTCCGGCCCTGGAAACCCGACCCGGGGCAGGCGCAGGGGGGTCGGCCGCCCCCGGGGCCGTCGCTGCCCCTGACCCTCACCGTCCTGGCCTGGCTGGGCACCGGCACCACCATGGCCGGCCTCAACAAATGGATCTTCGCCACCCATGGCTTCCGCTACCCGCTGCTGCTGTCGTCCCTCCACATGCTGTCGGGGGTGGCCGTGGGGTACCCGCTGGGCTGGGCGCGGGGACCGACGCCGCcggcgccccggccccgcgccaGGATCTACCTGCTCAGCCTCACCTTCTGCACCAGCGTGgccttgggcaacctgggcttGAGCTACGTGCAGCTGGACGTGGCGCAGGCAGTGGCCACCACCACCCCGCTGGTCACCCTGCTGCTGtcggggctgctggggggccGGCGGCACCACCCGCTGCAGTACGTCGCCATGGGGCCCGTCTGCGCCGGGGCCGCCTGCAGCATCGCCGGCGGGCTCCGCTTCTACCAGCCCGGCTGCGGCTTCCTCCTGGCCGCCACCGTCCTGCGCGCCCTCAAGTCCGTACAGCAGA gcgtgctgctgcagcaggaccgGCTGGAcgccctctccctgctctgcctgacctccctgcccagcttctGCCTGCTCTTCGGGGCGGCCGTGGCGCTGGAGGTGGGGCCCTCCTGGCAGGGCGTCCTGCGCTACGACGGCACCCTCTGGGCCTGCGTCCTGCTCAGCTGCCTGGGCTCCGTCCTCTACAACCTGGCCACCTCCCGCGTCCTCTCCCTCACCTCCGCCCTCACCGTCCACGTCCTGGGCAACGTCACCGTGGTGGGCAACCTGCTGCTCTCCCGGCTCCTCTTCGGTAGCCACCTGAGCGGGCTCAGCTACCTGGGCATCGGGCTGACGCTGGCCGGGATGTTCATGTACCACCAGCCGGACCTGATCGCGGCGCGCTGGGCGGcacggccgggccggggccccCCCGGGCGGGAGTAG
- the TCN2 gene encoding transcobalamin-2, with the protein MWLLLVLLQAAVLPAQPCEAPGEAAAAAVRVLSARLLGLAADPARDPDPSVYLALRLADDHDPRGEERYLARLRDAFQRRYSRSLQAAGRPHAAPHGHPQRDAAAAEHSTSAEAEWPETGRLALYLLGLRAACPPPEPGPQRSLVTWLKYYLEEDWAGSRWHGHPLTSYYQYGLGVLALCVHRKRVREEVIRRLLVAEQHGRFGHAGGSAVDTEAVAALAFACLERERSVGAGLAAELRAAARGVRRRMVEAQGQDGFFGNVYSTPWAVQVFIATKACRTQPAYGRAVAALLQNLDAFTTAATMAQALPALHGRSYLDIASMHCREEPDTLTPIGPEPPPELPGNMTVRLVVECPELRCPQRRLYDQPVPAPAGASLLDVLRAATAWGPPDFTYVVPFDTQETPQGPFLSRVLGLEARQQKRSYWQLLSAPSTSLQMGVADYRPRDGESLILRLSRW; encoded by the exons ATGTGGCTGCTCCTcgtcctgctgcaggctgccgTCCTGCCCGCCCAGCCCTGCG AAGCcccgggggaggcggcggcagcggcggtgCGGGTGCTGAGCGCccggctgctggggctggcggCGGACCCGGCGCGGGACCCCGACCCCAGCGTCTACCTGGCGCTTCGCCTGGCCGACGACCACGACCCGCGCGGGGAGGAGCGGTACCTGGCGCGGCTGCGTGACGCCTTCCAGCGCCGCTACAGCCG gagcctgcaggcagccgGCCGGCCCCACGCCGcgccccacggccacccccAGCGGGACGCCGCGGCCGCCGAGCACAGCAC GAGCGCCGAGGCGGAGTGGCCGGAGACGGGGCGGCTGGCGCTGTAcctgctggggctgcgggcCGCCTGTCCCCCGCCGGAGCCCGGTCCCCAGCGCTCGCTGGTGACGTGGCTGAAGTACTACCTGGAGGAGGACTGGGCAG GCTCCCGGTGGCACGGCCACCCCCTCACCAGTTACTACCAGTATGGCCTGGGCGTGCTGGCGCTCTGCGTCCACCGCAAGCGGGTGCGGGAGGAGGTGATCCGCCGGCTCCTGGTGGCCGAGCAGCACGGCAGGTTCGGACACGCCGGCGGCAGCGCCGTGG ACACGGAGGCCGTGGCGGCGCTGGCCTTCGCCTGCCTGGAGCGGGAGCGGTCGGTGGGGGCCGGGCTGGCGGCGGAGCTGCGGGCGGCCGCGCgcggggtgaggaggaggatggtcgAGGCGCAGGGCCAGGACGGCTTCTTCGGCAACGTCTACAGCACCCCGTGGGCCGTGCAG GTCTTCATCGCCACCAAGGCGTGTCGGACGCAGCCGGCGTACGGCCGGGCCGTGGCTGCGCTGCTGCAGAACCTGGACGCCTTCACCACCGCCGCGACCATGGCCCAGGCGCTGCCGGCGCTGCACGGCCGCTCTTACCTGGACATCGCCTCCATGCACTGCCGGGAAGAGCCAG ACACGCTGACGCCCATCGGCCCCGAGCCGCCGCCCGAGCTGCCAGGGAACATGACGGTGCGGCTGGTGGTGGAGTGCCCCGAGCTGCGGTGTCCCCAGCGCCGGCTCTACGACCAGCCGGTGCCCGCGCCTGCCGGCGCCTCCCTCCTGGACGTGCTGAGGGCGGCCACCGCGTGGGGACCCCCCGACTTCACATACGTGGTCCC gtTTGACACCCAGGAgaccccccagggcccctttctgagcagggtgctggggctggaggcCCGGCAGCAGAAGCGGAGCTACTGGCAGCTCCTGAGTgcccccagcaccagcctgcaGATGG GTGTCGCCGACTACCGACCTCGCGACGGGGAGAGCCTCATCCTGCGCCTGAGCCGCTGGtag
- the PES1 gene encoding pescadillo homolog isoform X1 yields MGGLEKKKYERGSATNYITRNRARKKLQLSLPDFRRLCILKGIYPHEPKHKKKVNKGSTAARTFYLLKDIKFLLHEPIVNKFREYKVFVRKLRKAYGKSEWSTVDRLKDNKPSYKLDHIVKERYPTFVDALRDLDDALSMCFLFSTFPRSGKCHVQTVQLCRRLAVEFLNYVIASRSLRKVFLSIKGIYYQAEVLGQPVTWITPYAFAHDHPTDVDYRVMATFTEFYTTLLGFVNFRLYQSLNLLYPPKIDGQADAELKPAEGKEYAMDSESYLEKLSALSASLARAMAPTHEDEVEMDEFPVEGETAEQLDTRKKEQEALEKHKKLFEGLRFFLNREVPREPLAFIIRCFGGQVSWDKSLCIGATYDVNDPSITHQIVDRPRVERQVVGRCYLQPQWVFDSVNAKLCLPVADYFPGVLLPPHLSPFVTEQEGDYVPPEKLKLLAMQRGENPDEESEEDEEEEEEEEDDNDKEEEEEDESEKEEEMKLKKLEEQKTQSSKALPVKVTAGKVRLEDKQRLEQEQQSEEKRLAIMMMKKREKYLYKKIMFGKKRKVREANKLAAKRKAHDTAVKEEKKKSKKARRA; encoded by the exons ATGGGCGGGCTGGAGAAGAAGAAG TACGAGCGGGGATCCGCCACCAACTACATCACCCGCAACAGGGCGCggaagaagctgcagctgaGTCTGCCCGACTTCAG GCGCCTCTGCATCCTGAAGGGGATTTACCCGCACGAGCCCAAGCACAAGAAGAAGGTGAACAAAGGCTCCACCGCAGCCAGGACCTTCTACCTCCTCAAGGACATCAAATTCCTCCTTCACGAGCCCATCGTCAACAAGTTCCGGGAGTACAAG GTCTTTGTGCGGAAACTCCGGAAAGCGTACGGGAAGAGCGAGTGGAGCACCGTAGACCGGCTGAAGGACAACAAGCCCAGCTACAAGCTCGACCACATCGTGAAGGAGAG GTACCCAACCTTCGTAGATGCGCTGCGGGACCTGGACGATGCCCTCTCCATGTGCTTCCTCTTCTCTACCTTCCCGCGGTCGGGGAAGTGCCACGTCCAGACCGTCCAGCTCTGCCGGCGCCTGGCCGTGGAGTTCCTCAACTACGTGATCGCGTCCCGCTCTCTGCGCAAG GTCTTCCTCTCCATCAAGGGCATCTACTACCAGGCCGAGGTGCTGGGGCAGCCCGTCACCTGGATCACCCCTTACGCCTTCGCCCACGAC CACCCCACAGATGTGGATTACCGCGTGATGGCCACCTTCACCGAGTTTTACACCACCCTCCTGGGCTTCGTCAACTTTCGCCTCTACCAGTCCCTCAACCTGCTCTACCCCCCCAAG ATTGACGGCCAGGCTGATGCTGAGCTGAAGCCCGCGGAGGGCAAGGAGTACGCCATGGACTCGGAGAGCTACCTGGAG AAACTGTCGGCTCTGAGCGCCAGCCTGGCCCGTGCGATGGCACCGACCCACGAGGACGAGGTGGAGATGGACGAGTTCCCGGTGGAGGGG GAGACGGCGGAGCAGCTGGACACaaggaagaaggagcaggaggccctggagaagcacaaaaagctgtttgaagGGCTGCGCTTCTTCCTCAACAGAGAGGTGCCTCGGGAGCCGCTGGCCTTCATCATCCG GTGCTTTGGTGGCCAGGTCTCCTGGGACAAGTCCCTGTGCATCGGTGCCACCTACGACGTCAACGACCCCTCCATCACCCACCAGATCGTTGACCGGCCCCGGGTGGAGCGGCAGGTTGTTGGCAG GTGTTACCTGCAGCCTCAGTGGGTTTTCGACTCCGTCAACGCCAAGCTGTGCCTCCCCGTAGCCGACTATTTCCCTGGTGTGCTGCTGCCCCCGCACCTCTCGCCCTTTGTGACGGAGCAGGAAGGAGACTACGTCCCTCCCGAGAAGCTGAAGCTGCTGGCCATGCAGCGGGGCGAGAACCCAG ATGAGGAGAgtgaggaggatgaggaagaagaggaggaagaggaggatgacaATGacaaagaagaggaggaggaagatgagtctgaaaaggaagaggagatgaaATTAAAGAAGTTGGAAGAGCAGAAGACTCAGAGCAGCAAG GCGCTTCCTGTGAAGGTGACCGCTGGCAAGGTGCGGCTGGAGGACAAGCAGCgcctggagcaggagcagcaaagcGAGGAGAAGCGCCTGGCCATCATGATgatgaagaaaagggagaaatacCTCTACAAGAAGATCATGTTTGGCAAGAAGCGCAAAGTCCGAGAG GCGAACAAACTGGCTGCGAAGAGGAAAGCCCACGACACCGCCgtcaaagaggagaaaaagaaaagcaagaaggcGCGACGAGCGTGA
- the C17H5orf52 gene encoding uncharacterized protein C5orf52 homolog, translating to MWVAGVSVTRTRRYSMLGRRVPTTSWETLTTVLASSADLDLDLDSDLPNRALPNSVSRASRHALLLLEEKVKHFEEAKKKTERFHKRLKQQFLKEQERKVARWKKASERFEKSLEASSRRSGKSSVPSADGLSASKAMPLEHGEETKRRV from the exons ATGTGGGTGGCGGGGGTGTCCGTCACGAGGACACGCAGGTACTCCATGTTGGGACGGAGGGTGCCCACCACCTCCTGGGAGACACTGACAACGGTGCTGGCAAG ctctgcagacctGGACCTCGACCTGGACAGCGATTTGCCCAACAGAGCCCTGCCCAACTCCGTCAGCCGTGCCAGCCGCCatgccctgctgctcctggaggagaag GTAAAACactttgaagaggccaaaaaGAAGACAGAACGTTTCCACAAACGtttaaagcagcagtttttgaaagaacaggagagaaaggTGGCGCGGTGGAAGAAAGCATCTGAAAGGTTTGAAAAATCACTGGAAGCGTCCAGTCGCAGAAGCGGGAAGTCATCCGTCCCTTCCGCCGATGGTTTGTCTGCGAGTAAAGCGATGCCCTTGGAACATGGAGAAGAGACCAAGAGACGTGTCTAG